The Rhodopirellula islandica sequence CGTGGCCGGCAGGTCATGGAGTTGTTTGCCAAGGTCGCTCACGAACAAGGTTCAGCGGTGATTGTTGTCACGCACGACCATCGTTCGCTCGACGTGTTTGATACGACTTACGAAATGGAAGACGGCGTCATTGCCAAATCACACCACTCTCTCTCGGGAATTTCCTCATGAAACGAATGTTACCTGTTGTTCTTTTTAGCCTCATGATCGCCTCGGCATGGACCGCGACGGCACAGGACAAGGGGCTTGCCGTTGACGTGTCCCCAGCCGACGTGGCGGGAGCTGCATCGGTCATTCCGGATGGCATCAACGACAAGTTCAAAGACCCGGAACTGAACGTCGATGAGTGGCTGGATCGTTTCGAGGTCGAAAGCCGCGAGGTTTATGGAGCTCGTAAACAAGTGTTGAAGGCGTGTGGGATCAAGCCCGGTGAACGCATCGTCGACGTGGGAGCTGGCACAGGGTTCTACAGCCGTTTATTCGCCAAGACGACTGGCTGGGACGGGTGGGTTTATAGCGTCGACATTTCACCCAATTTCTTGCAGCACATCGCCGCCAGAGCGACCGCCGATGGCATCGAGAACCTCACCACGGTTTTGGGGACGGACGTGTCGATTCGACTCCCCCCCGAATCGGTTGACTTGGTGTTCATTTGTGACACTTACCATCACTTTGAAAGCCCGCAGCAGTCACTCGCGTCGATCTATCGAGCTTTGAAGCCTGGCGGGCGATTGGTCCTGATCGACTTCGAGCGAATCCCTGGTGTGTCGCGAGAATTTTTGATGGGACATGTGCGAGCTGGAAAAGAAGTCTTCCAAAGCGAAGTCGTCGAAGCAGGCTTTGAATTCACTGACGAAGTCAAAGTCGATGCCTTCGAAGAAAACTATCTGTTGCGTTTTTCAAAGCCAGCCAAGTAGTCGCTGTCGTGGAGTCAGCCAGGCGGCACATCCTGCTGGCGACGGCTTCCGAAAGAATGGCGGCTCAGCACGGATCAAGGCCATCTTCATGGGGATGGCCTGGGCGTGTCGAGCGGAGTGTTTGCGGGCAACTCCAGGCTCCCGTTGCGACCATCCTTCTGAGCTTCATTTGATTGGGCTGTATTTTCAGAGACATGGAATCATGATCAAACTCACCTACCTTCGTTTGTCGCGTGACGCCATGGCATTGGCGGTCGTTTCGCTCATGATCGCTTCGGCTTGGCTGGTTTGGCAGCCT is a genomic window containing:
- a CDS encoding class I SAM-dependent methyltransferase, coding for MKRMLPVVLFSLMIASAWTATAQDKGLAVDVSPADVAGAASVIPDGINDKFKDPELNVDEWLDRFEVESREVYGARKQVLKACGIKPGERIVDVGAGTGFYSRLFAKTTGWDGWVYSVDISPNFLQHIAARATADGIENLTTVLGTDVSIRLPPESVDLVFICDTYHHFESPQQSLASIYRALKPGGRLVLIDFERIPGVSREFLMGHVRAGKEVFQSEVVEAGFEFTDEVKVDAFEENYLLRFSKPAK